The Elgaria multicarinata webbii isolate HBS135686 ecotype San Diego chromosome 17, rElgMul1.1.pri, whole genome shotgun sequence genomic sequence TTGATGCCAGGCAAAGActgttttattctctcaggctttTTAATCCTCTGCACCTCATGCTGTGCTTTAAGTAGTTTTATCTTTATACTTTTATTTCTTCTGATGCCTGTTTCTAGACTTCTCCTGCTTTTAACTGATGGTTTATTGCgcttttttctgtcttttaacACAGCCTTTGCattttatcttcatttttattgtcTGTTGCCCTGTGAGCTTTTATCTATAGTGGGGGGGGTCATAAATttagaattaaatttaaaaaatcagctaTGACTAAGCTTTTCATTAAGTACCTGCTTAAAAGCTTCCAAAGAACTTGGGTTTGAAAACCACTGACCTAGCAAATCAATTCCATTAGCTTCACTATATACTGGATATTCCAAGAAATATCCAGTGCCAGCAGAAGTTGCAATGGTTTATTCAAGATGGTGTCCCCACCTTCCTCCTTCATGCCAGTTAGACACCTTTGTCCTACTCATATCCCAgcacagtagaatcatagaattgtagagttggaaggggcctataaggccatggagtccaaccccctgctcaatgcaggaatccaccttaaagcatccctgacagagggttgtccagctgcctcttgaaggcctctggtgtgggagagcccacaacctccttaggtaactggttccagaaAAAAGGGAAAATAGGAAAGAAATGATGTGAAGCAGGAATGAGGCTTGTGGGAtattgtacatttgtaaatagcGACCAGAGGGATTGGAATACACTTCAGGGAGGGAAAACTTTGTAAAAGGTGAACatgcctcctgcttcttcttcttctttttttaagccttCCAGTTACTTATTTATTCCGCACCTTCACCATAACGTGGTGCCTTAACACAAGAGCTACACAAGTGACAACATACATTGTGAGTTTCAGGATGCAAGAGTGTATCTTTGCTGTGTTTGTACTGGAAAATAAGAGTGGCCAAGTATAAGAGAAATCACAGCAGAATCTCACTCGATAAAAAGCCAGTCTGCAAACTTGCAAGGACTGTGAGCTTGACAGTTTCAAAACAGAAGCCGGTTCAGCAAAAAGTCTGCCCATTCCTCATTTTTGAATGTCCCAAGTATTTCTGTGAATAGTTGACATGGCAATTTGGATCTCTCTGTCCCTCTGCCACAGGTGATCTATCTCAGGAAATTCAAAAACTTGCGCACGCTGAACCTCACTGGGAATCCCGTGTGTGAGAACGAAGTCTATTCCATGTTCATCGCCGCTTATCTCCCGGATCTTGTGTACCTAGATTTTCGACTGGTGGATGACACCATGGTAAGAGCTTAAAGGTGCAGACTAATCTTTGCTGTTTTAGCTTTCTTCTGCATCCATGAGACCTAGAAACTTGTCTGAATCAATGACAAATCTCAACTCCTTGTCTTTATTTTACTACAAAtattttttatcccacttttctgtcAGTGATgaccagagcagcttacaactTGCCTTGaaacaatgcaaaacaacaaacatgAAATAACATATTGAAATGTACAGAGAAAAAGGTGAAGCACATAAAAAGAACTGAACCAGgagcattaaaaatcaacagggaaaaaaagccgATTAAAATAATGTCCAAAATATGAATGGTGTAAAGGGAAAAAAGCTTGTGAGCTTGTTTCTGGGACTGATTGCAGAATTACAGAGTCCCCCAGTAATTTTCAAGTCATCTGTGGCAGGAAAAATGTCTGAGAACTGCTGATGTAGGAAATATCTTGTAAAGCCTAGTCCCTAGAAAAGGCATACAGGAACTCTACTCTTTGAACACATCTCCATTATGAATGTTTAttatggccttccccaacctggtgccttacagatgtgtgggactacaactcccataatccccccaccagcatagtccaacacatctggaggggaccatcTTAAGGAATGATGTGTTAttgtaatattttctttttaagctTGTTAACTGCTCTGAGGGTTTACTCGAAGGGGATAGAAATGCATGAACTAAATAAACGTGTGTCGATTTTATCCCATGTCAATTGGTTTCCCAAAGAATCCTGAGCATTGTAGTTGAGTGAGATGACAATGTTTCCTCATTACAGACCccaaggctcctcctcctcaccttgcGAAACTGCAATTCCCTGTAGGTCCAGTTTTAAGTCTAGAGCGTAGGTCTGCCCTCTGTGCTACTGAATCAGCTCATGAACAATACCTGGTCATAACCAGCTGGAGAGGCTGCCCCCCAAAACGCTCCATATCTCCCCATGGAGGCCTGACATGTGACTTGAGTGCCGTTGGTCTAAAGCCGTGCcatctcttttgcctttccccagCGAGAGATGGCCTTGATAAAATACCAGTATGCCATTGAGGAAATGAAGCAAGGGGAAACGCTGGCCTTGGCCAAGTGGGAGGCACTGGAAGCCAAGGAGAAAGAGGTGGAATATCATAAGGTATGTGCCCCTTGGCCATAGGCCATTGGCCTGGCGGAAGAACCCAACAGATACGGGACTCTCTTTCAAACCGCCAAAGATGTAATGGTGTCTTAACACTGAGCTAAAAATGGAGCAGAAATTGATCTCTCGGGGAGCGGTGTGTGCATCTCCCTTTTCGTTTAGAAGGAAAAGATGCTGCAATGTCATATGGCTAGTACTGGGGGGTGTAATTATTTGCGCTGAGCTATGCATCCTGAAAAGGTGGGCCCTGTCTGCCTATTGTTGTTTCTCTGAAGGACAATTGAACTCCTGAATGTGTGCGCACGTACGCACACACTGCAGACCTGTACAACCATAGATCCTCCAGAATTGGATCCAGCCTGCCAAAAACACAGCACCTGGGAAGTCACAATAAGTGGCTGGTAGGCTGCATTTGGTCAGGAGAGCCACAAGCCACGTTGGCCAGGCCCAGTCATTGAACCGGACAGATGTGCGCACATGTGCGAGTGTAACAGCGAGCGAGTAATCCAGAGTCCAGCTTCTTCACAGCCTGATAAAGGTCTTTTGAAGACAAATGAACTGTGGAGGAGGACAACATCTTTTTGGATAACTTTGGAGTCTCTGTATTTTGAAACAGCAGAGCGTGCGTTTTGTAGTATTCCACCACACACATTCCTTTGATATGTTAACTGGTCTGTTATGTTCATATTAAGCGGAGGGGTGCCCTTCGCTGGCAAATCTTAGCTCTCTTTGTTCCCGGCGGATTCCCGCGGTGTCCCTGACCTGGCTTGCATTTGGAAGCTGAGCCGAGAATTTGTTtccgaaatctgggaacttttttggtggggtttttttttggggggggggtgcgtaaaaagaaatttacacaaattacggCCACAAATTGCTTTacacaaataataattttaaaaatggaaatccaCGAGCCAGCCCGACTTCATGCAGATTGTGAGGAAAAGTAAGCCGAAGTCTGGGGGTGCCAAGCTGACTAAAACTCACCAATCTTCGGCCCCCTCTATGTAAGGGACATTTTTCTCCTGGATTTTCCTCAGAGTGATATGAAGCTAaggaatgaaattctcccccacccaccctacttTCTCTGACTTTGtccttttgctttcctttccgCCACATTGCTTCTGTCTCAAGTCTGCTTACGTAGAGTATCTAAACGGAGCCTTCCTGTTCGACAGCATGTATGCAGAAGACCCTGAAGCATCCAAGCTGGTGTACCTCCCGGGAGTACCAGATCTGATGGAGATATATCCTTTTTGGTTTGGGACAGCACTTCTGATAAACTTTGAGAATGAGGGCTGTTCTTTGGGGGCATTCTCTGCTGTCATGAGGACTAGTGTCACACTTTCAAAGTAGCTTCATTGGATTCCATGCCTCCAACTGTGCCTTCTCCGAAGGGGAACTGAAGCAAAGCCCTGGGGGTGAAAGAGCTGCCTTTTACCACATCAGACTATCTGtctgtgtggtgcagtggtgTATACACTCTGCCTGACTGGCTCTACAGGAAAAGGGTGCAAAGGTTCCTCCCATCCTGTCCCTTCCTGACCCTTTTTTAGCTGGATGTACCCGGAACTGGGTCAGGCATGCAACCCTAAACCAGGaatgttgagcctctttcagctgagggccgaattcaatttggagaagctctcaggggctgcgttCTGGTGGTAGGCGGGCCCCCCAAAACCggtatattgtagcttaaagctcttactgtcaccTTGCAGGGAATCCATCATGTGTGAAGCAGTTCTAGCCTGTGggctctctctccttttcttctcaAATACAACCAGGTTCTCTCTTTGACTCCAGTTTCACATATAAGAGTAAATTTGTCGCCATTTGTCAGAACCTGTTTGAGTACGGCCTAAGGCAGCACGAGAAGCGACAGGCCGAAGTCACCCTCTTTTACGAGTGCCTCCACGAAGCCCTGACGGACAACCAAGAGCAGGGCACCAAACTCATGGAGGCCTTCGAGGAGAGGAATCACCGGGTACGTGAGCGATGATTTCTTTGGCATTTGCAGAGTCGCGTTTGAGAGCCTCCTTCAAACATGAAGCAGGTTATAATTATTCCAAATAAGCACATTCATTCACTCCCTATGCTTCGGGTTGTCACCACCTTAAGAAACCCTTAGATAAGCTTCTGAGAAACCCTCGGGTTCCGTAGATCACAGTTTAAGAAACCCTGTGGACATCTGTTAGGACTCCGTTGTGTGTACCGGAGTCTTACTCCTCCACGTAACAAATACAAGGAATTtctcctgctgtggggcagcagcTGATAATGttcagtctctctttctctctttctctctctctctctctctgcgtgttGCAGGTACTAGACATGATTCAGAGCTTCAGCGACACCAAGGTGGCAGAGTCTAAACTCGCTGACTACAACGAAGACATCACAAAGCTCTCAGAAACACTGATGACGCTGGAGATGCAACTGGTTGACCAGTTAGAGGTGAGGCAAAGTCCATCTGTGAGAAATTTTCCTTGGGAGATATTTTGCCAGGAGTAGGTAGACTCCGGTCTGTTGGTGGAGCCCTGGTCAATTTCTGGTGGGCTGGATTCTTGGCCACAACACTGATCCCTGCTGCTGAACCCAGAAGCAAAGCCATTTACTACATAAACTTAAAATGTATCATTGGGCCATGGGGGCTGCTTGTTTTTAAGAGGAGGGTCTTGCAAGATTGGTCAGCCTGCCCTACAGCCCactgatcttctcattgtctgGAACATGGTTTAAATACCGCTGGtgtagaagatcccaggttcagttcctgggcTATAAGACTTGTGGCAACAAGACAGGGAAAAGCCGTTGCTGGAGACCTTTgggctttgtgaaccgcccagagagcttcggctattgggcggtataaaaatgtaataaataaataaataaataaattccttgccCCATTCCTGCACTCCAGTATCTTTTGCCAAGGAAACAATGAATAAACAGTGAGCAAAAGTGACTGTGGGAAATTAGATTTATCCTATTTAATTTTAGGCCAGATCAGATTTCTAAAAGTTGTGACATTGCTTCCAGTCAAACTCAACCTCTTTTCCCCCTGCCACCTTTTCCTTTCTTGCTAAGGAAGTGATCAAAGATTTTGAAAGGAACATCTTGGATCTGGTGTCAACTTTTATAGAAAACGAACAAGGACTATATCCTTTTGACTGCCTGCTGCTGGCCCTGAGCTGGAAATGGCAGGGGGCGCTTTGCTTCGGGTCGCTGAAGTTGGCTCACGCACGCTGCCCGGTGTTGAATTCCTTCGCATGAACGCATGGTAGGCCTGGATCGACGGCAGTTTGAGGTCCATAGAACACAGGCTTTCCTCTCTGCTCTTTGTGCCAGATTCTGTCTGAAGCGTTGCTGGGGCATAGCATTCAGGGAAATGATGGTGTTTCTGACCATAACATTGGGTCAACAGTTACGTTTTCCTGGAGGCCCACTTTGAGAAGCGAATAAAGGGTGATGGGGAGCAGTACCTCTAACCCAACCTTCCTGGGGGGattatgagagctgtagtccaacacatagggctcatctacaccaagcaggatattcctctaggaaagcggtacgaaagcggtatataaaggcaggagccacacgactgctttagagcagtattgaagtgcactgcaggatctacactactgccttatagtggtactgaagtgcactgacaactgttggggcccaggacacatctacaccaagtaggatatagcactatgaaagcggtatgaaagcagtatatggtctgtgtcatgagccccaacagttgtcggtgcacttccttaccactataaagcagtcgtgtggctcctgccttttatatactgctttcataccactttcatagtggaatatctgcttggtgtagatgagcccatagattcctgcattgagcagggggttggtctcgatggccttagaggccccttccaactctactactctatgattctatgacatctggagaacaccaagttggggaaggctgctctaccccAACCCTGTAAAAGGAAGCCTTGTTGCCACGCAACCACTTTTGCCAAccagaggccatcgagtccaaccccctgctcaatgcaggaatccaccctaaagcacacggttgtccagctgcctcttgaatgcctctagtgtgggagagcccacaacccctccgtaggtaactggttccattgtcgtaccggaaaaacttcctgactgttagagcagtacgaccatggaacccatgacctagggaggttgtgggctctcccacactagaggccttcaagaggcagctggacaaccacctgtcagggatgcgttaaggtggttttctgcattaagcagggggttggacttgatggccttacagaccccttccaactctacgattctatacaAGAAGCTTAGAAATTGGGATAGAGGTAAACAGTATCCCAGGATGGATTAAGCTCAAGGATGTCCAGTTGCTGATCTGTTTTTGTGGAcgtcccagagagcttcggctatttggcagaatagaaatgtaattaatgaagaattaaaacctataaagcagccttcctcaacctggggcgctccagatgtgttggactacaactcccagaatgccccagccagctggctggggcattctgggagatgcagtccaacacatctggagcgccccaggttgaggaaggctgctataaaggGTTGGGTCCTTGTTGTCGCAATGATTGCGAATCCTGTTTTCATCCTCTCAACTAGGATTCCCCCTTTGATTGAATAGTGAACAACGTGGAAAGGGTGTTGATAGttcaaaaatgtttatttattcgACTATATTATTCCCTGCACTACACCAAAGACTCAAAATGCCAGAGGTTTTACATGTGTGTCCTAAAATTAGTGGCTGAATTGGACAATAAGGGGAGGGCGGAGAAAGATCCATTTGCCTGTGTCTTGATTTGTGGTGCAGTGAGTCAGTAGATGAGGCCAGTCTTTCAGCCGTTGGCTCAATTCAAAATATGATCCCCGCTTAAAAGTAGTGACTGCCCAAGGGCACCTCGCATGAAGCAGGGACTTCCAGGAGTAGGTCCCTTGACTGGGCttctcttttctttgtttcttaacCTTCTTCTGTACAATGGCTCAATGCCGGGATCTGGAGAATCACCATCACGAGAAGCTCCTGGAAATAGCCGTCAACACACTGGAGAAAATAGTGAAGAGCGAGTTCGACGAGGATATGCCCGAGGATGTTCGAAtggtaagtttatttatttatttgttacatttctataccacaccatagccgaagctctctggccggtttacaaaagttaaaaacagtaaacatttaaaaagtatacaacatttaaaaatgtaaaaacaacaatataaaaacaacagtatccatttaaaaacaacagttctggggtccgttaaaaaacaagcttagcgttgttaaatggtgttaaatgcctgggagaagagaaaagtcttgacctggcgcctgaaagataacaatgttggcgccaggcgagcctcatcggggagatcattccaaagtcagggggccaccaccgaaaaggccctctcccttgttgccatcctccgagcgtccctttgagtaggcactcagagaaggaccttagatgttgagcgcagtgtacgggtaggttcatgtcgggagaggcattctgtcaggtattgcggtcccaagccatctaaggctttataggtcaaaaccagcaccttgaattgggctcagaaacgtataggcagccaatgcaaaccagaattgatgttatatgttcaaacctctttgttccagttatcaatctgtctgctgcattttgcacaagctgcagcttccgaatcgtcttcaaaggctgccccatgtagagggcattgcagtaatctgatttggaagttaccagagtatggacaactgaagctaggttatccctgtccagataggggcgtagctgggccaccaaccggggttggtagaaagcactccgtaccaccgaggccacctgagcctcaagtgacagagatggatctaggagaacccccaagctacgaacctgctccttcaggggaagtgcaaccccatccagaaccggttgaacaccccccatccggttCCTCCTCCTTCCACACTGAGACTTAAACAAGCAAAATATTCTTGATCTGAATCATTTATGAGAGATTGTCCTCATTAGTGGAGGCTTCTCAGAAAAGTCGAAAGCAATACCCCTCCCCTTTTGTACTGTTTCAGGGTTGCAGAGTTCTGCTTTGGTGAGATCTTTAACTGGGGTCAGATTTCTCAAGATAAAACACAAGAAGAGATCAGCACCACGGAAAGTGGTGCTGGAGCTGGGTATCAGACAGGATTATCTCTGTGTTGCTCCAACGAGGAGCAGATCAAGACTGAGCCTTAAGGATGGGTTTGCGTGCCTTTGTCTCTTAAAGGAGCCTGGCCTGTTGTAGTCACCTCAAACTGCAGCAACATGAGAGTGGCTGTGGCATTTGTGTGCTAATGGCCAGAATCCCAGAGTCTGAAGATGGCAAGGCAACTGCCTTTGGATACAGGAGAGTCAACCCCTGGGATCTTTCTAGGGAAGTAGGTTCTGGGAAGATGGAAGCTGCATGTCTTTCCTTGACTGCATCCTCTTCCTGAGATGTTAATTCtagtgcctcctctgaggatgagggtttgGGGTCCTGATCCGTGACACCTTGCTGGGTCGGTTTTCCCTTCCTAGCTTTTCGTGGACAAAGACACCATCGTCAACGCGGTCAACGCCTCGCACGACATTCACCTCCTGAAGATCGACAACCGAGAAGATGAAATCATCACGAAATCGAACGGCTGGGCTTCTACGCTGATAGAAAAGGTAAGCCGCAGCCTCGTTGGCCTCTGCACAAGGCCCTCACTGAAGGAAGTCCGAATTTATCAAGAACGAGAGAACTTCCAACTCGCCACTTTTAATTCAGCCAGTGTTATTTGCCACCAAGGAGGAACTAGGACAGCAGGAAAAGTGACCTCCTGGCTTGGTGGTCTTTGGGGGTTTGAAGACCTGCCTTGAATGGGCAATGTCGCCTGTTTTCAATCCCTGCAGGTTCACAAGGATGAAATCCACAGAAACCGAAGCCGTGTGATGGAAATCAACCAATACATTGACCATCTGCACAGCGAGTTGGACAACCTGGACATTCTGGAACAGTAGCTGGCTTTCGACACAGAACTGCGTCCATCCCGTGATTAGATCCAAGGTTTGAATTCAGTACCTGGGAAGTGAACCTGCTTGGAGAActcctccccactgaaaaatacccccccacacacatagtCCTGAAAAGGAGAATGTGCCCCCTGAAATGTGTAACAATCAAAATGTGTAGAATAAAACAGATGGTAGAGCCATTAGAAAGGAGATATGTTAACTTAAACCAATGCCGTGTGGTTGTAAATCATTTCCCTGTCACAACTCCAGTCTCCTCTTTGAATCGTTAGGAATGGATAGTTAAGGCCAAGCTATAAACCCCAATGACGCAAACAAGGATATTCCAGGCAGCTTAGGACATGGCCATGTGATGGTTTGAAACCGTGAGATGATGCGGAAAGGGGCCCTTCAGCATTGCCCGTTGATAAGCACGGGGGTGGAATCCAGAATAAACGAACATGTTCATAAAGATGCAGTTCAcacaagggtctgactcagtataagacagcaaCTTATGCCGCTGCGTTTGCCGAGAGTGCGAGTCGTAACACCAAATCCCTGCTGCAAACCTTCCAGTGTCTGTAACGTACATAATACAGCTTTTATGTCTGGGGCAAGCTGTTCCCAAGAACTTTTTCTAtgactctcacacacactctggtATATGTGTGTTTGCAGCCTTCCtgggagatggtggtggtggtagggagttATTTTTAAGAAGCCTGAACTCAAAAGTTTCTCTCCTGTGATCACACCTGGGAAATCCGATTCGTTTTtaaactcttcccccccacacacttttctcCCTTGCTCCTTGCTTCCCAAGGAGAAAAGCTGACTTCAAAGGAGGGttgatctccaggtagggcatgaaaaactggagagccactgtccacccgtgtcagcaatactgggctaggtggatcaAGAGTCTGATTCAGTGTAAGGTATGTCAATTGCGAGGTGGGGCAGGAGTGTCGATCGCACAGAGGAAAGCCGGCAGGATCTTGACCACTGATAGAAAATGTTAAGCTGCCTTAGGAGATGCCACAGCCTTCCGAGGCATCCACACACTCCACCTCTTAGAACCCCGAATTCTCCCAGCGCTGCCTCTGTCCAGGCTCGCTCTGCTACCTGAAACCTTACCATTGTAGTAGCCGAGGACTGAACCTGGAACATGACCATGGAGCTGCAAAGGTTTGAAacgaaagaggggggaaaacacacaccggATTGCACGCAGAGGCGCCGAACAGAAGAATTTAAtcagggaaaaggaggaagaagatcTTTTCTGTGTCGGAAGTACAACTGGAGAGAACGCCATGCCCTGTGTCAAAGAGGCTGCCCAAGCATGTCCATTTTTACTTCCAAACAGTAAAAAAGGTGCGCTGATACAGCAATGGGAATTGAGCCCAATGCCTCCGGAGGGCgccagggtgggggaaggctctTCAGGGGAAGGAGCGAGGAgccatctctctcccccttttgatTCGTTATGCAGGCCGGAACTTTTGAGAAGGTGCAACGCTTGCACGGCCCGCCTTGGGGCGTCCCCTGTCTCAAGGTCAGCAGTATGCTCAGGGGCTCGCATCTCCACCAGGAATGCATGTTCAAGTAGAAGCCCTGAAGAACTCCATCCGTGCTGGTGAGCCCCTGCAGTGCAAACGACCACAGCGGGAGATTGCCTGTTGTTTCCAGGAACGAATGGAATCCCCAAAGGGCGGCTGCCTAAGGACCCAGGTGGAAGAAGCCCAGGATACCTTTCCTGGGGTTCAAGGAGAGGCAGAACGTGTGCAGTACAGGGAAGTCCGGTCAGAGGCCGCAAGCCAAGGTTGGACAAAAGGAAGCATGCCAAGGACCCCTTCCCTGTTCTGAGACTACTGGAAGCATCCACACCGCTTGCGTGGACAGCAGGGCTCCATCCGTATGCCGCAAGTCTCCCCACATCACCCAGTCAATGCAAGGCGCTGAGGCTACATCAACGTCACATCAGCCTCCGGAGGGCAGTAAtgtcaccagcagcagcagcagagattcCCCCGTGAGCTATTCAGGTCTGGGCCACCTTCCAGTACCACCACCTGCTCCTCCACCCCAGAGCCTCAGTCCTGAAGCAGCTTCTGCTTGATGGTGGAGCTCTCTGTGCAGAGATGAACAAAAAGGGCGGCAGCGGCCGTGCGGGCACGGATCTCGTACATGTCGTAGTCGTGGGCCCACTCCACGTTGCCCCAGTGCTGGATCTGGATGGAGAGAGAGGGACAGCGAGGCGGAAAGAACCTTCAAGATTCCCATCAGAATAAGATCGCAACTCTCATCCTCTCCCTAGGAGGGCAGGCCAACAATATGGGCTGTGGCCTCCCCTCAGGGAAGAATCAGCTCGACTGACATCTCCATCCCTAGGGAAGGAGCTGCTTGCCTACCCGACCTACATCGCAGGGGTGTTATGTGATGTTAATGAATGCAGGATCGCTCCTTTCGGGCAAGGTCTTAGCTTGGTGCCGTCCACGCTTGAAGTTCTATGAGTTTAAGGTGTTTTTGCACTCCATCTAACACTTAGATGTGATGGCAGCAAGCATGATTGTTTCTCTGTGTATCTCTCTGTTCAGAATTaaaaagcagggatgggaagcGATCCAacttttgccttttaaaaaatgtgcgtaGTTGAGGGGAGTTGACCCTTGCCCTGACTTATTGTGCTTTTTCGCTTCAAGCACCTTTCCCCAAGCCTGGACTTAAGCTTTTCAGAATTAAAACAAGAGGAGCCTGACAGGTTTTCCAAGAGGAGGGGATTCCACAGCCTTGGTGACAACACCGAGAAGGACCCGTCACTGGTACCCACCAATCTGATCTTGCATAAGGGCAGGATTACATGCAGAACCTCTGATGATGATCCAGGCAGGCTCGTATGGATCTCCAAGGTATCCTGACCCAAAGCCCCAGATGTGTGCTGTGGCAAAAAAAATACCTGGTATTCTTCCTCCAGGCGAGACAGCAGGACGGCTTGCTCAACTGTTAAGTGCTTATCAAGGAGCGCTATTGAGAGAATCAAAGACTTCAGCTGCGTGATCATGTACTCTATGCCTGGCAAGAaggggaacataagaacatatctccatctagtccagcactgtgttcacacagcggccaaccagctgtcaaccaggaactcc encodes the following:
- the DRC3 gene encoding dynein regulatory complex subunit 3, with amino-acid sequence MSRLYDSIEPNVIDEEMLQKAVEEQGPREEAGLLAKKEGINFKDVKELQLDFRNVLKIDNLWQFVNLTKLQLDNNIIEKIESLDCLVHLVWLDLSFNNIEVIEGLDALVKLQDLSLYNNRISKIENLDTLQELQVFSIGNNNIQTLENVIYLRKFKNLRTLNLTGNPVCENEVYSMFIAAYLPDLVYLDFRLVDDTMREMALIKYQYAIEEMKQGETLALAKWEALEAKEKEVEYHKSAYVEYLNGAFLFDSMYAEDPEASKLVYLPGVPDLMEIYPFCFTYKSKFVAICQNLFEYGLRQHEKRQAEVTLFYECLHEALTDNQEQGTKLMEAFEERNHRVLDMIQSFSDTKVAESKLADYNEDITKLSETLMTLEMQLVDQLEEVIKDFERNILDLVSTFIENEQGLMAQCRDLENHHHEKLLEIAVNTLEKIVKSEFDEDMPEDVRMLFVDKDTIVNAVNASHDIHLLKIDNREDEIITKSNGWASTLIEKVHKDEIHRNRSRVMEINQYIDHLHSELDNLDILEQ